The following are encoded together in the Citrus sinensis cultivar Valencia sweet orange chromosome 1, DVS_A1.0, whole genome shotgun sequence genome:
- the LOC107176716 gene encoding uncharacterized protein LOC107176716 has protein sequence MKNVESCFLASEKHGFKENNCSALQMLNPSSPSKHLNSVTEKIDVKPGKAFEHFPTCALQNQDSFVPRCNSLVQGRIPNNPIGQDKFFSENFIHPASESYLTNLPPQPSIIWPTYTVASPQMMGPRDLFFSIMLSHQLSLPINQVSSVYPPAQQPIVQHIPIESMIRHPSLVYTQQLNQSSGSGAQASSEALLPNSYDIDKPGSLATTSKSKVALGGKGVSTCHGNGRGSFLSRVTQSNRNFTDNAALLPAMQLGSQQNGDHDEPAIKVAVTRYLSQSQNAFGNPEITWFPVFPAATGTVGSADSSLHAAAKGGYTAHSTGELSSYRVTRYSRMNINKQRE, from the exons atgaaaaatgtagAGTCCTGTTTTCTTGCCTCCGAGAAGCATGGTTTCAAGGAAAATAATTGTTCTGCATTGCAGATGCTTAATCCTTCAAGTCCTTCAAAACATCTTAACTCTGTGACAGAGAAAATAGATGTAAAACCTGGAAAAGCATTTGaacattttccaacttgtgCACTACAAAATCAAGATAGCTTTGTGCCACGATGCAATTCTTTGGTTCAAGGGAGGATTCCAAATAACCCTATTGGACAAGACAAGTTTTTTTCAGAGAACTTCATCCATCCAGCTTCTGAAAGTTATCTGACGAATTTGCCACCGCAACCTTCCATAATCTGGCCAACCTACACAGTAGCATCTCCTCAGATGATGGGTCCGagagatttatttttctcaataatGCTTTCTCACCAGCTAAGCTTACCCATTAACCAAGTCAGCTCAGTATATCCACCGGCACAGCAACCCATTGTTCAACATATTCCAATTGAAAGCATGATTCGACATCCTTCTCTGGTTTATACTCAGCAGTTGAATCAAAGCTCTGGGAGTGGAGCTCAAGCTTCATCTGAAGCTTTGTTACCAAATTCTTATGACATAGATAAACCAGGTTCTCTAGCCACCACAAGTAAATCAAAAGTTGCATTGGGTGGAAAAGGAGTCAGCACTTGTCATGGAAATGGAAGAGGTTCCTTTCTTTCTCGTGTGACACAGAGTAATCGAAACTTTACAGACAATGCAGCACTTCTTCCAG CCATGCAACTTGGGAGCCAGCAGAATGGCGATCATGATGAACCAGCTATTAAAGTGGCCGTCACAAGATATCTTTCTCAGTCACAAAATGCTTTTGGGAATCCTGAGATAACATG GTTTCCAGTTTTCCCAGCAGCTACTGGAACTGTAGGTTCTGCAGATAGttctctccatgctgctgctAAAGGTGGTTATACTGCTCATTCAACTGGAGAGCTGTCTTCTTATCGTGTCACAAG ATATTCAAGGATGAACATTAACAAGCAAAGAGAATAG
- the LOC102626596 gene encoding protein MLN51 homolog, protein MANLGEKQKVEETEYESESEESVYAVATRRENASDDDDDGNGNSEGEARERLVRSDRKVRVGYGDEWDGLGGWDENDVDAVGELEVLGDEQLEVLKKLVEVEEEEEEKEDFAEKEVYAGEKQRKEKESKAPLDPRNGAFYMHDDRFRGRGRGSSRWTLDERFRALCEERKWKHDKFEQMKVQDSYDNNAFAEVRRISEQYLQGHSKNQGKCRGSVKANWSKTNDNINNQNYSANVVRGRGPIKYNPIMRSSNVNLLTIAKRSMKPQGQTSTTSSRRVFSTRRC, encoded by the exons ATGGCAAATTTGGGAGAGAAACAGAAGGTAGAAGAAACAGAGTACGAGAGCGAATCTGAGGAATCGGTGTATGCAGTGGCGACGCGAAGAGAAAATGCGagcgacgacgacgacgacggtAACGGTAACAGTGAAGGAGAGGCGAGAGAGAGGCTTGTACGGAGTGATCGGAAGGTTCGTGTTGGTTACGGAGACGAATGGGACGGTCTTGGTGGATGGGACGAAAACGACGTCGATGCGGTTGGTGAGCTTGAAGTGCTTGGAGATGAGCAACTGGAAGtgcttaaaaaattagttgaagtagaagaagaagaggaggagAAGGAGGATTTTGCAGAAAAAGAAGTGTACGCGGGAGAGAAgcagagaaaagagaaagaaagtaaGGCGCCTTTGGATCCTagaaacggtgcgttttatATGCACGATGATCGCTTTAGAGGCCGTGGCCGTGGCTCAAGCAG GTGGACACTTGATGAAAGGTTTAGGGCACTCTGTGaggaaagaaaatggaagCATGACAAGTTCGAACAGATGAAAGTGCAGGATTCTTATGATAATAATGCCTTTGCTGAA GTCAGGAGGATTTCTGAACAATATCTTCAAGGTCACTCTAAGAATCAAGGCAAATGTCGGGGTTCTGTAAAAGCAAATTGGTCTAAAACCAATGACAACATTAACAATCAAAACTATTCGGCTAACGTTGTCAGAGGGAGAGGGCCTATAAAATATAATCCTATTATGAGAAGCAGCAATGTGAATCTGCTAACAATAGCCAAGCG ATCTATGAAGCCCCAGGGCCAGACTTCAACTACTAGTTCAAGGAGGGTATTCTCAACAAGAAGATGCTAA